The nucleotide sequence GCCAGCCCGTtcgcctgggggtaagccaccgagctgaacctcagttgaattTTGTGTttggcgcaaaactcttggaatttcctgccggcgaactgaggtccgttgtcggtgacgatggactggggcaggccgaaacgagttatgaggtttctccacacgaaTCTTTCTACTTGCGACTCCGTGATGGTTgctaggggctcggcttcgacccatctggtgaagtagtccactcccacgatgatgtacttccgctggccggaggcgggcgggagaggcccgagtatgtccagtccccactgcgcgaatggccaggcacagtcgacgggggtgaacaggaccgccggccgccgggcggtgcgggcgtgctcctggcacgAGCCGCATCGCCGCACAAAAGCTTtcgcgtcctggcgcatggttggccagtagtatccctgtcggagtaccttgtgcgccagggctcgtTCGCCTATGTGCTCCCCGCAGGCCCCTTCATGCGTGTCGGACAGAACCATCCGGGCTTCGCCCGGCTCCAGGCAGCGCAAGAGGGGGCGCGAGAAAGACCGCTTGTACAGCCGTCCTCCTTCCTCGGCGTACCACGCCTGCGTCCGACGCAAGCGCCGAGCTGTAGTCGCATTGTCGGGCAGGGTTCCGTCCTGCTTGAAGCGTAacatctcctgtacccaagtTGCCGGCGCGTCGTGGGCGACGGTGGCGACGACCTCAATGGCTCGGCGGGGGAGTTCTTCGGTCTCGGGTCGAGCCCAGGGGGCCGGGCCGGACGCCAGTTTAGCcagggtgtcggctcgctggttctcgcccctgggaacattcgacaattcaaaatgggCGAACTTGGCGGCAAGGCTTTTTACCTGTGCTACGTATTTCGCCATAGTCGGGTCCCGAGCCTCGTATTCGCCGCcgagctgcctagccaccagctgcgagtcggtgatgacgcgtatgtcggtcacccgcatttccagtgccaaccggagccccgccaggagggcctcgtattctgcctcgttgttggtggccctgaACCCGAAGTGGAAGGAGCGCTCGATCGAGCGGCCGTCAGGTGTTACCAGTACCAGGCCCGCGCCGGCGCCTTTTGCGTTGGCCGAGCCATCTACGTGGAGGGTCCACGCGTCACGCGGTGGCTCGAGTTCTTCGCCTGTATTCGGGGTTAGCTCCGCGATGAAGTctgccacggactgggctttgatggcggtccgaggtatgtactgtatgtcgtgctcgccgagctccactgcccatttgaggagacgccctgcaacGTCGAATTTGGACAGAACGAGTCGAAGCGGCTGATCAgttattacctctatcgggtgggcctggaagtaAGGGCGGAGCTTCCGCGCCGACAGGACGAGCGCCAGCGCCAGCTTTTCGATCGGCGGGTAGCGTTCTTCTGGCCCGCTCAgcatgtggctgacgtagtagaccggCAGTTGATCGCCGGAGATTTCTTTGACTAGAACCGAACTGACCGCGTGCCGGGAGACGGCAAGGTAGAGACTCAACTTCTCCCCCGGGGAGACCGAAGCGAGTCGAGGGAGACTGGCCAGGTGTAgcttcatctgctcgaaggccctctcgcattccgccgtccatcggaagttcttcggatccttcagggCCTGGAAAAAAGAGtggcagcgatctcccgatcgggagagGAAACGCGATAAAGCGACCAGCCTCCCATTAAGGCGCTGCAGGTCTCGGATCGTCCGAGGAGGCTGCATGTCGATGATGGCCTGTATCTTTTctgggttggcgtcaatccctctctcgtgtatgatgaatccgaggaattttcccgaggttacgccgaaggcgcacttggcggggttgaggcgcaggccgaaccTCCGCAGAGTGTCGAATGCTTCTGCCAAGTCGGAGGGATGAGCCTCCGCCGttcggctctttacgatcatgtcgtcgacatataccTCTATATTTCGACCGATCTGGtgcgcgaacatcttgttcaccgccCTCTGGTAGGTTGCCCCGGCATTTTTCAATCCGAACGGCataactttgtaaaaatatatcccctgctcggtgaggaaggccgtgtgttcttggtcttcgggtgccatcctgatctggttgtacccggagaaggcgtccataaacgagagccgggcgtggccggccgtggcgtcgaccagctggtcgatcttcggcagggggtagcaatcttttggacaagcattgttgagactggtgtagtcaacgcacatccgccagcttccgttaggttttttgacaaggactacattggagagccacTGTGGGTAACTCGCTTCTTCTATGAAACCGACCGCCAGGAGCCGGTTTACTTCTTCTCGGATGGCCAGCTGTCGATccggggcctgccgcctgggcctctgtttcaccgggcgggctgtcacggacaaacttctcaacaagatgttggatgtaatgcttatgtgtgtccgtgtcttttggcatgttcatgccctgtatagaatgtaaaggggcggccgaaggcttataagtcccattttagttgggtggtggcctctttaggcttgtaaataaaggttgtgtcatgtggacacgtgcgagagcttttcggtctgtaatggaccattttaccctttgttgtgccactgttcagagcttgtaaagtctgtttgtaatttgcattgtctatgaagtgtttttcggacatgtttgcttgtggatcccgtttgaggcgttctctctaacccgttctctcttttgatggtcctaagggacaatgggaggcttcggggaggctgacctttgcggacggacacgcaagggtgctgcacgacttaggcaaaaccagctaagtccgtgtcatatggtatcagagcgggacaagcactcatagaaacacttgacatgcaaacgtggaggacctagcggggctgcgttgagggcagtcagcacacgcgcgaccgtttgagggaaaacgggcatggagatgtagggaaaggagtcgctcagaggagcgggcatccgagattggcattcagaggaatggccaacccttcgcgcaagaggcaccacgagaacaggcaagcttggaagaatttggagcgcacaaaggttgggatggctgagtttgagctacggctcaacgttgacaactatacttgatggtgctctaggcaagcgaggcgcttggcaagaatgagaccatccaaggtggaatgagttgctcaacgaccaaaagagttatgcaaagctcacagaggtgaggggaattgctaactcgaagaatttggtactcatgcaaggggcttgtatgcggacgatggaatgtccgtggccatcccaaggcggccgagactcggcgccatggagcattgaaactttctcttcggcatgcgaaggatacgtccggaggaggctgaagtgtgcaacgagttcagcatgttgctagaccttgaggggtgcagtgggggctgtattgacggggagtcgcaatctagcaagtgtgtttgcaggaggcagaacaatgcacagtttgttcagcagatcggagtagtccaaggggatgggggtctccgaaacgaagagagatgttgctccaacgggatagttatccaggatggataagtctcggcactccagagggagaatcatgtgagacggacttcacatgttgaggaggagtacctcacaaacaacaactccacgaagctcgatggactgagcaagcggcgaggagtcgtcgcatgatctcgctcgagagaatgcattggtggatgcattgcgagatcaagtgggggagcgacctgaagcaacttaaatgaaggcacacttggagtcgatgtggagatcggactcaagggagggctgacccgtggaatggtgggcgcgagggccaccatcgactcaatgcagaaacgaggagcggagcaacttgggtgtaacttggcgaagtaccaaagccgcatgaagggagccagcagagaagttggaacatggagcagaggcacagtgctttccttagacagaggtcaaggacatggaactcttgcagaggcaagagcaggatcatgttgttccatgggtccttcattctgacggagtggactcatcttgcatggtgccaaagacgaagggagcttcggggcacatgcaccttatctcggagaagcatttgatggaggaactaaggcgactcaatttgcggaggcgaagttgggttcagaaggccttagcacggggcaagaggacgcagaggcgggtactcttgaagaatatgccacagtgttgccattcgagttgctatgaaggaagcggtgcgcaacggagattgtgctggtaggggcagaggcccaggatccagacaatggtgcacaaattacagtgaagtcggtggactttgggagctactaggcgacggactgtcctagagcggtgcttcatctaggtgtggcccaagagtgggtggatgaaggtcgattgccaaaggagcgaacaaaatcgaaggtggatgagaccctgcgatgtattggcagaggccacacatggagggttcacaattcgagtttattccccaaggatcagaatgcaatggagatgtcaccaggaggcgacatggtgcagcggatcgtggtggaacagttcgtggcaatgcgatacacacgacagtgtgtcccgtgagggatgtgatcatatggaggtatgatcgggagctactgggagctccgctttggtgaacaacacgacggcaagaagggctatggattcaaggagtgaaggccatggtaccgcagaggcgggtcttccgggcgtgcaccgaattttgcatcggatgaaaaccttggtcatcagcatatgggggctgggttccaccaagggaaaagttcgtatgcaagtaccagggagtcccatgggagggacttgatcatgcagaggtatgatcgaagcagctggagagttggactgctccagagctcatattcgcttaagggagcccggcaagtcagaggacaaggccgagtaagcgaacgttgctaccaaggaagctatggagaacagaatcggtgcaaaccctacaatgcgatggcagaggccatgcatgggagtgcagtctgtctttccatcgaccaaacagactgcttggagaacacagaggtgttgaagcagggggtcgaaaggggcgaggaagcgacgatgagtccagagggacttagctacccaaagtcaagcaatcagttagaatggaggtggactcagaggagtgccacggagacatctctactgatcgtgaagaaaagggatgcagatgcgaggtgacggatagtagggccatgggcatggcagcgccatggtaccgcagaggcgggacttccgtcaaagtcattgatcccttgctctcacggagggagagcgcttggtcgtgaaaggggccgaggaggtggagcatgcagaggcaatctccaagtaccgagacaaggctgaagggcagaggccaagaaacttcgtaagaccggtgtcaacaagtttctcatcaagatagccgtaagtgaaggacttcgggtcatgcaagagtgcacgaccaaggaacgaagcaagcagtacgcggtgctgtacctttgctactcagtggagtaggcggcagggttgatggagaagacggtacaatcccagaggcgacctcatctattagagaattactccaagttggggtggaaacttcctgcattccagaagttcaatggctttgagaaggtgaatcacagtaactaactcaatgcaaggagtgcaaacacttcaagtgcttcagaagtgtgagcaaagagcaggcgaaggccagtaaccagctcgatgcatgaagtacaacctcgaggaggcgggcgaagtcaagtaacctttgccttctcaactcttaagagaatgggcgaaaccgagtaccccagttctcttatctatccagcagaggagctctgcacaagttcaaagacccttcgaagataatggaagacaatagttgtcaaatcctcaccaacggtgatcagtgctactgagagtagattgtccgcttcatttcccaacgaaatgccaatcgaaagcggaagtgatgcgaacctacttggatgtgacaactaactgaaagaagagtcaatgggcagattttgtggaggaaggacccaaaaacttcagaagtttgcgaggcgatgctcgttaaagctccaacaagcatccacccagttcaagcagcatgtgggaattttgagagactggcgcagtaaagatggtcttttccttcatctgggagatccgcaggaatcaacaaggatcaacacaactcagccaaccccacaccacagtcagagtcattggtgagttgaagcagcatggcggatcaaagttcgactactcaaaaatagcagcggagagcagctgggagccaggaggcgcattgcagctggagcagaagattgaagactcagcaaaggcgaagagttgcagtgttcacaaaggcttcgacgaggacgtcgaagggataagtgggggagaatgtcacggacaaacttctcaacaagatgttggatgtaatgcttatgtgtgtccgtgtcttttggcatgttcatgccctgtatagaatgtaaaggggcggccgaaggcttataagtcccattttagttgggtggtggcctctttaggcttgtaaataaaggttgtgtcatgtggacacgtgcgagagcttttcggtctgtaatggaccattttaccctttgttgtgccactgttcagagcttgtaaagtctgtttgtaatttgcattgtctatgaagtgtttttcggacatgtttgcttgtggatcccgtttgaggcgttctctctaacccgttctctcttttgatggtcctaagggacaatgggaggcttcggggaggctgacctttgcggacggacacgcaagggtgctgcacgacttaggcaaaaccagctaagtccgtgtcagggcGTCAGACGAGATGTTCAGGTGGTGCAGCGCGACCTCCGGACGGACTCCCGCTAGGTCAGCCGGCGTtcaagcgaagatgtcggcgttggcCTGCAGAAGGCCGACAAGCTGCCGTTGTTCTTGTTCGGGCAGTCCCGACCCGATCTTGACTGTCTGGTCGGGTCTTCCTTCGACCAGTGGTAAGTCGATGGTGGATTCCTTCGGCTCGGGGCGGGGGGTCGGTTTTTTTTCCTCCCGGGGGTCCTCCAGTGGGGATTGGATCCTTGCTCTCTTGTTTAATGACACAGCGGTCAAATAGCAGCGCCTAgactcccaggagttccccgccacttccccgaccccgtcgtgggtcgggaacttgatggtttgatAGTACgttgagatgacggctcgggtcctgttgagggttggccgtcccaggatggcgttgtatgccgtggggaggtcgaccaccagaaaggaggtcatcacCGTTTTTGCCTTCGGGAAGGCTCCCAAAGTCAGGGGCAGGGTGATGACCCCTAGTGACGAGATCgaggcgccggtgaaccccgtgagtgttgagcacatcggcttcatgttctcctttaccaggccgagcttttggaaggcgtcccaatatagtatatcggccgagcttccagtgtcgaccatgatccttcttacttgcgcGTTGGCAATTCTGGCTGATATTACCAACGCGTCATCATGTTCGGCTGGTTCAGGTTCCCCGGTTGGGAAGGTGACTTCGGGACCCTTTTCACGTTTGAAAGCTTCAACCCGGGAGGCCCTGACGTATGCCTTTCCACCCGCCATGGAACTCCCTCCGGACGCTGgcccgccggttatgacatctatgtgcCGCTCGATGGGGCCCTCCGGGCGTGGCGAGAGCTCCTTATCTGGTCGGAGGTATGAGCCGAGGTGTCCTCGACGGATGAGCTCttcaatttgcctttttaattctcggcactcctcggtgtcgtgaccAGGCTGCCGGTGGAAACGACAGTATTTAGAGCGGTCCGCGAGTTCgcgcgggctcctcatcgggtaggggtctttgagaaggcctttctccttaataTGGAGAAATATTTCGGTCCGAGAGGAGTTCAGGCCCGGGGGAGGGGACCTAGGTACCGTGTCGTTGAGGCCGCCGGCCCTGCGTCGGGAGGTAGCGGGCTGTTGTTGTTGGGACTGCTCTGGCTTGACCCTCTTGCGCTCGTCGCGCTTTCCGACCATCCATGCCTCGACAGCGATGTACTGGTTCGCGCGTTGCAACATTTCGGGAACcgaggtggggggtcgctccaccagagaccagAAGAATCGGGTGgggcgcaggcccatcatgaatgcctgcatcatcaaagaagggtgagcatcgGACAGTCCGCGGATTTgtgtggtgaagcggttcacaaagtgagaaaggggctcatcctccctctggttgagccctAGGAGCATTGCCACCGACGGCTTCGGTTTGGCatgagccaggaagttaagctcgaagtccCTAGCCAgctggtcgaaagaggcgatggtcgcggtcttcagattgctgtaccaTGCCCGAGCTGGGCCCCGCAGGGTTGTCGGGAACGCCCGgcacatcagggcgtcggacgtcccgtatagcgccatttgggcgcgaaaagcaGCCACGTGGTCCGCCGGATCGGTGGCACCGTCATAGGCATCTAATGACGGGAGTCGAAAATGCGGCGGGATTGcttgctcttgaatctcgggggtgAAGGGGGACCCCTGGTGTTGTTCGGCCCCCGGGTCTCCCCTGGTCTGGCGGACCTCACGTTGCACCTCGTCCAGCCGGCGGCCCACGAGGCATAGCTGGGCCCACAGGCCCTCCGTCGAGTCTGAAAGTGGGGCTGCGGGCGTCGGGCGCGCCGTCGGAtcctccgctcctcggctccCGAGCTGAGTCGATCGGCCTAGAGGCGAAGCGGGAGACTCGGGGAGTGGTGCGGGGTTTTGGGTGGCGGACCGTTGCCGTGGAGGAGGTAGAGTTGAATGTGAAGACGTCGGGGGAGGgaccagcgggatgatggtctgcatcactcccgcaagagcccggacctggtgcgtgagatcgtggaaggcttcgggcgGTACGGGCGACGGGCCGCCGGGATTTGCGACGGGCGGCGAtagacccgggtcgttgaacaatcgCCAGTAGCGCTCCGAGATCGCAGCGGGGCGCTCGTCTCGGACCCCTCCCTGTTGGGGATGCTCATCCATTGCGTCGGTCGGGTGCGACCGGATGGTCGGGGGTTCGTCGGAGTGAGCCTGTTGATCGCCTGTTATTCggaccggccctccttctagcgccattatgttagtgtaaacaccttttttttttcttagccgtgacccgagaggtcgtctcggctcgttcgggggtccgaatagcggggatctccctggggcgatgcGCGCTTCCACCGGGGCGGTCGGGGCGGCCTCGGGCTCGGGGCGATGCAGCGACTTCCTCCGGGTGGGGATCCCTTGGCTGCGCGTCCCGGACGGGAGtcctcggcttgatacctgcacaaaggtcgggtcggcttgacccgacccctccgacgattaagttagaGAGATGCGGTGGCGGTTGTTCGGGAGGTTCAGCCTGCCTTCTTCCCTCTGGCttgaggacgtttataggggaactcGGCATTATCGGGCacgccatcccgtcggtcggggccgtatctctgatggcgtccgacatcgtcGAGAGTCTTGCGTATGGGACCGGGGAAtcacagggtatgggcgagcttcaaccgctacctacttcagtctcgtcctactgtgctgggttgACTGATGGGCTAGGGGCTCAGTGAGGCTGGCGTCCGGACGCAGATCGTTGCCCACGTTGCTcttcctggggcgccgcgcctgtccacgtgcggggggcgttgtcgggagtggggtttaccattttttgccatatcaactTCCATTGCTAAGATCACTGAGATGTTGGTATGATCACTTCTACTGAAAATTGCTATTGTAAAGGTTCAGCATGGATTCCGAGTACAAAAGCAAATAAATGAACTATGGTCAATATTTTATTATgttcaaaatataaataattgatACAAACATATAATTGTCTCATCTATAGTAAAAAGATCATTATTAACAAAACACATGAGTTCCCGAAAATGTCCACCAAATATACCTAAGTATCCTAAAAtacctgatatatatatatatatatatatatatatatatatatatatatatatatatatatatatatatatatacatatatatatatatatatatatcaagatgTATCCTGCAAGTGCCCTAACTGAGACATACATGATATTAATAAGAAAAGCAATTTGAAATATCTGTGTTACAATCTTTCATACACTAGTACACAAGCAGCACTAAAATGAAAAATGAATCAACAAAGGGCAAGACAGTCATACAGAATATTCCCCAAAGCATAGTAGTAAAACTCCATATTAACAGTATCatgaaaataaatgcttacaggaTTATGCAACTCTTCACTCAAGCCAAAAGTAACAAGAACAGAATTGACAAATGTGGAGAAGTAGTGTGCAATAAATGAACCAACACCCACCTGCAAGAAACACAAAAGTAAGCAGGGCTTTATCCAGAGGAAAATATTTTGGAATAAATAAAGTTTGCCGTAGTAAAAATCTAAAGCATGTAAAAGCAAAATTGGGCAATAGCATGGAAGGAAACCCTTACAATAGATCCACAGATTGTGAAGTATAGGATGCTTTTCCTGCCTGTGGGTAGTAACTTCATCCCCTATATCATGCATGCAAAAAATGGGTCAACATATTTTAAACAACAGAGAGCAAAATGTAAAATTGTCACTCTATTAATCAGTATCATAAGTAAAATATAATGTAAGACAAGAAATTAGTGAGAACCACCACCTTCAGGATGACCTAAGATATATAAATTACCTTTGCAAGCAAATAAGAACTTACAAATTCTACAAATAAAAACAACACAACCCTGCTTACTCACATAAAATATCCAATAAGGATCATGGTGAGTATGTATTGTTTTTAACACAAGACTCTTGAAGAAGAAAACAGGTAGCAAAGGTGAAAAACAGACAAGCATTGTTTCCTGAAACAGCTATAGTCCAACCAATCCAAGAATAAACCAGGATCATACCACTAAAACTTTTACAACTAGCTTATTATATTAAGATACCAGTAATAGTGTAGGTTATAACCAAAAGACACATcatatgtgtaattgaatgattcTAAAATGATATTTATAGGATCAGGAACATGAAAAGTCAGTAAATACAGCATCTTTCCTGTCAAAAGCTTTATAACAAACATCTCTTATACAAACATCAAATTATGCAGAATTAACCACTTGCAACAATAAACTCAGTTCCAATTTCCATTTTAAACATCCCTTGGATATTTCACCAAGATTACCAAAATCCATTTTCAAACCTATCCCTCAATTTTCTCCATCTTTGTGGCCATAAGTTCACATTTTCTAAGATACAATGGATCCATTGATATCTCCAATCTAGCTAAAGATTACTATCTATCAGTTTACTGCATTTGTTCTTAACTGAAACCAAGTCCAAACTTACCCATACATGCAGCAAAAAAGCATATGAAACTTATGATTAATTCTTTATAATGATCTGCCAACAAGATTCCATAGCGCAACTTAACATGTAAAAATCTATTCTATTAGTTTCACAATTTAGATTCATGGCCTACAAATCTAGAGATGTCCAATTTCCAAGTTGGAGGAATCACATTCAAATATTAACAGCAAAGTACCTGAAACAGAATGATCAAAACAACAAGAAGAACTCCTAAGGCCATTGAACTGCTGTAATAGAAAGGCACCCAATTGCTGACAGTAGGTGCCATGAGCAGCAAGAGAAATCCAAAACCAAGGCAAACCAGGCGCCACTGTTGAAGCTCTGCAAGTGCCAAAAAAAAGGGTGGGCTCTGAAGCTTATGTTATTTgatgaaaaaacaaaaacaagttcAAATGTATTATATGCATTTCATCACAGAAAGTGACAATACAACTAGGAAAAGAATGATTTACCTTCCTCGAGAGAAACTGCCAAGGAAGTAGATATTTTATCAATAGTTTTAACATCAATATATCTGTCATCATAGGGTGATATCACTGAACTCCATTGGTTGTCTCGAAGAGATTCCCACTTCTCCTCCTCACATTGACATAAACTAGTAGAAGCATTCCTGCAATGAGTTCCAAAACATGAAAACAATATTTTTCTAACAAATTGTTTTAACTCTGGATTTCATCCGAGATGGAAATGTCAGATGCTAACCAATGGAAGCAAACTCGTATCTTTCCTCCAAGTCTTTCAGGAATGGATTCTGAAACCTTCAAAGCAACACGTACAGAACTGGCATATGACTTGAGGTTCAACCTTGACATGCCAGTCACACGAACCCGCTGACATGAATGTCCAGCGTATGGCAATGAACTGAATTCTAAAACTGGATTTTCCAAATTAATGTCTGCATCAAATAGGACATTTGTATGTAAATAATGACTCCAACCAAAATGCTGCTAAAATAACAAACAGGATAGTTCAAGGAAACATAAGTAGCATAATGAAATTGTAATTGCCATCACAAGACAACCTTCCGTTAGGTTCTTGTAAATACCCCAGAAGAATGTTTATCTTTCTATCAGTAGTtcgaagaaaaagaagaacaTGCACATTTATGAAAGAACAGAAAGCCAAGTGAACGAAACACTAGAGCGATCCGGTTGAATGCTTACCGATGGCAACGACATTGAATGACACGTTACCAAACTTCCAACAAAGAGCACTTCTTTGATGAGAATCCGCAAGCAGAATTCAAAAAATGGGAGAGACCATTTTGGATTTCGGGTGTTTGATATAGTGCTCAAACAAATGCAAATATCAGCGGAAACAGAAAACCCTAGAATGGATAAAACCACTCGAAAGATACGCCTAACAAGGAGGACACCATTCGAATCGTCCATCCGCGAGGTTTCTAAGGCAGGCGAACAACTTTTATCGCTTACTGAAGGGGATGGAGGCGTACGTACCTCGGAGAGGCGCTTCATCGCTCGAAGCAAGGACCAGCAGAGAGTCGTGAGAGAGAAGGGAGAGAAGGAGGTGGAGGACAAAAAAAGGGGAAGGAGAGGTGGTGGAACCCTTCATCGCCCTCTTCTCCGAGATCGTCTCCTCTCTTCCTAGACAGACGAGAGACGGTTGCGTGGAGGTGACGGCCCCCTATAGGCATTCGCGACGGTCGATTTGCTTACTCGTGACGCACCGACTCGTGAGCTTGACTCGGACCGGGTTTGAGTTTGCGAGCGACTCAAATCCAACTCAGGTCAGGATCGGATGATTTTCCCAATGGTGTATGCACAAAACATACATTTATTGAGCGTACGGTC is from Musa acuminata AAA Group cultivar baxijiao chromosome BXJ3-8, Cavendish_Baxijiao_AAA, whole genome shotgun sequence and encodes:
- the LOC135646145 gene encoding uncharacterized protein LOC135646145 isoform X1, which codes for MKGSTTSPSPFFVLHLLLSLLSHDSLLVLASSDEAPLRDINLENPVLEFSSLPYAGHSCQRVRVTGMSRLNLKSYASSVRVALKVSESIPERLGGKIRVCFHWNASTSLCQCEEEKWESLRDNQWSSVISPYDDRYIDVKTIDKISTSLAVSLEEELQQWRLVCLGFGFLLLLMAPTVSNWVPFYYSSSMALGVLLVVLIILFQGMKLLPTGRKSILYFTICGSIVGVGSFIAHYFSTFVNSVLVTFGLSEELHNPVSVFIVVGVILSGAALGYWIVRKFVLSEDGTVDAGIAQFVKWAMRFTGVVFILQSTLDVPLALAALAVCWNFSSLINSKKWRQAPVKNHSLWQQKARQSPYNRQAEFLSPISKKEPGRAFWGSSSPFSMSLSPYQAGKSYSSSRQGRRQNKDYYSTYHNLPVRKFSKKDWDNFTRESTNTALTEWASTPDVAKWIAENAHRMRLDQGSSSGETMESSSGSSEETVLENGSGLSFFKWL
- the LOC135646145 gene encoding uncharacterized protein LOC135646145 isoform X2, giving the protein MKGSTTSPSPFFVLHLLLSLLSHDSLLVLASSDEAPLRDINLENPVLEFSSLPYAGHSCQRVRVTGMSRLNLKSYASSVRVALKVSESIPERLGGKIRVCFHWNASTSLCQCEEEKWESLRDNQWSSVISPYDDRYIDVKTIDKISTSLAVSLEEELQQWRLVCLGFGFLLLLMAPTVSNWVPFYYSSSMALGVLLVVLIILFQGMKLLPTGRKSILYFTICGSIVGVGSFIAHYFSTFVNSVLVTFGLSEELHNPVSVFIVVGVILSGAALGYWIVRKFVLSEDGTVDAGIAQFVKWAMRFTGVVFILQSTLDVPLALAALAVCWNFSSLINSKKWRQAPVKNHSLWQQKARQSPYNRQAEFLSPISKKEPGRAFWGSSSPFSMSLSPYQGKSYSSSRQGRRQNKDYYSTYHNLPVRKFSKKDWDNFTRESTNTALTEWASTPDVAKWIAENAHRMRLDQGSSSGETMESSSGSSEETVLENGSGLSFFKWL